A region from the Campylobacter blaseri genome encodes:
- the pbpC gene encoding penicillin-binding protein 1C, whose product MKFQIKFGIYFLTFFLLMLFGFLFLDDKYPLNLHTLDKPKSIILKDTNNETLYMQISNDEIWRFEVTKDEIPLNLKNSTIFFEDRYFRYHFGINPLSIFRAIFYNITNKNRIGASTITMQVARMMNPKDRNYKNKIVEIFNAFQLEWHFSKDEILTMYFNLAPYGGNIEGVKAASYFYFNKNLNELTISQMALLSIVPKNPNKNRLDRISDSNSLKNLLLKRLYKNKVITKREFERAKSEKFKNKRYNAIQNAKAYSLMALKNGKYLTNLNLNFQNKLSNFLKKEMDSLKSKNVKNASALIIDNEKMQVISYINSHDEFAKNGQNDGVKSRKNVGSTLKPFIYSLALDNGLIVPKQELIDTEIYLSSYIPQNYNLKFAGVINASDALRFSLNIPAVKLNNILNDNSLFELLEKASLTEYEKEHYGDSIALGGISLSLLDLAHLYTIYANKGVLKPLELAGNLIDKNETLITTQSAFLVANILQDAPRSYLNSVWKNTLYKPKIMFKTGTSADARDLYTIGVSPKYTIAVWMGNFDGSKTDELSGGMSSAKVVFDMFEYIEKKMGVSEFKMPNGIFKDEICTDVYEVKNSCKTSTKDYLIKGVKLKKDCKDYRNEELYFLVTSEYLSKNDIENSRCFYRFKEIKPLISNIDKKIISLNNENVRVGIKCTAILGDEIYLKFDDEEFKKYSNSQTVFKTFNLGLHNISCLDENSNLTEFEFDVTSFKNR is encoded by the coding sequence ATGAAATTTCAGATTAAATTTGGCATATATTTTTTAACTTTTTTCTTATTAATGTTATTTGGTTTTTTATTTCTTGATGATAAATACCCTTTAAATTTACATACGCTAGATAAGCCAAAATCAATAATCTTAAAAGATACAAACAATGAAACTTTATATATGCAAATTTCAAATGATGAAATTTGGAGATTTGAAGTTACAAAAGATGAAATTCCTTTAAATTTAAAAAATAGCACGATATTTTTTGAAGATAGGTATTTTAGATATCATTTTGGGATAAATCCACTCTCTATATTTAGAGCAATTTTTTACAATATCACAAACAAAAACCGCATAGGTGCTTCAACTATTACAATGCAAGTTGCAAGAATGATGAATCCAAAAGATAGAAATTATAAAAATAAAATAGTAGAGATATTTAACGCCTTCCAACTAGAATGGCACTTTAGTAAAGATGAAATTTTAACAATGTATTTTAACCTAGCTCCATATGGTGGTAATATTGAAGGTGTTAAGGCGGCTTCTTATTTTTACTTCAACAAAAACTTAAACGAACTTACAATATCCCAAATGGCGCTTCTTAGCATAGTTCCAAAAAATCCAAATAAAAATAGATTAGATCGTATATCAGATTCAAATTCCTTAAAAAACTTACTTTTAAAAAGGCTTTATAAAAACAAAGTAATAACCAAAAGAGAATTTGAGCGAGCAAAATCTGAAAAGTTTAAGAACAAAAGATATAACGCTATTCAAAATGCTAAAGCATATAGCTTAATGGCTTTAAAAAATGGCAAATACCTTACAAATCTAAATTTAAACTTTCAAAATAAATTATCAAATTTTTTAAAAAAAGAGATGGATAGTTTAAAAAGTAAAAATGTTAAAAATGCAAGTGCTCTTATAATAGATAATGAAAAAATGCAAGTTATCTCTTACATAAATAGCCACGATGAGTTTGCCAAAAATGGACAAAATGATGGTGTAAAATCTCGTAAAAATGTAGGCTCAACCCTAAAGCCTTTCATATACTCTTTAGCGCTTGATAATGGACTTATTGTGCCAAAGCAGGAGCTGATTGATACTGAAATTTATCTAAGTAGCTACATTCCACAAAATTATAATTTGAAATTTGCAGGTGTAATAAATGCAAGTGATGCTTTAAGGTTTTCTTTAAATATTCCAGCTGTGAAGTTAAACAATATTTTAAATGATAACTCACTTTTTGAGCTTTTGGAAAAAGCTAGCTTAACTGAATATGAAAAGGAGCATTATGGCGATTCTATCGCACTTGGTGGAATATCTCTTTCTCTTTTGGATTTAGCACACCTTTATACAATATATGCAAACAAAGGGGTTCTTAAACCACTTGAGTTAGCTGGAAATTTGATAGATAAAAATGAAACTCTAATAACTACACAAAGTGCTTTTTTAGTAGCAAATATACTTCAAGATGCGCCAAGAAGCTACCTAAATAGCGTCTGGAAAAACACGCTTTACAAACCTAAAATTATGTTTAAGACAGGAACTTCAGCAGACGCAAGAGATCTATACACCATAGGAGTTAGCCCAAAATACACAATAGCTGTTTGGATGGGTAATTTTGATGGTAGTAAGACTGATGAGTTAAGTGGCGGGATGAGTTCTGCTAAGGTGGTTTTTGATATGTTTGAATATATTGAGAAAAAAATGGGAGTTAGTGAGTTTAAAATGCCAAATGGCATATTTAAAGATGAAATTTGCACCGATGTTTATGAGGTTAAAAATAGCTGTAAAACTTCTACTAAGGACTATTTGATAAAGGGTGTTAAACTTAAAAAAGATTGCAAAGATTACCGCAATGAAGAGCTTTATTTTTTAGTTACTAGTGAGTATTTAAGCAAAAATGATATAGAAAATAGCAGGTGTTTTTACAGATTTAAAGAGATTAAACCTTTAATATCAAATATTGATAAAAAGATAATTAGTCTTAATAATGAAAATGTAAGAGTTGGTATAAAATGCACCGCTATTTTAGGAGATGAAATTTACCTTAAATTTGATGATGAAGAGTTTAAAAAATATAGCAACTCTCAAACTGTATTTAAAACATTTAATTTAGGCTTGCATAATATTTCTTGCCTAGATGAAAACTCAAATTTAACTGAATTTGAGTTTGATGTAACTAGTTTTAAAAATAGGTGA
- a CDS encoding ATP-dependent helicase, whose product MPLTKLNQEQYKAATAAAGNNLIIASAGTGKTSTIVARIAHLLNLGVNPSKILLLTFTNKASSEMIERLQKHFSTTITSKITAGTFHSVSYKLLRELNKNIVLKQPSELKVLLKSLVERRKFHHISDVKPYGGAYLYDVYSLFQNKSVDGNFNNWFCQNYDEQSVYVEIYEDILQEFEDEKDKFGYVDFNDLLIKMKKELKKGAPIYFDEILVDEYQDTNSLQGSLIDAFNTKSLFCVGDFDQSIYAFNGANIEIIGSFKDRYKDANIYALNINYRSTKSILALANKVIQNNPRLYDKQLIVGRDEKPKPPKLLVFEELFAQYANIAKIIKESKYNHEDIAIIFRNNSSADGLEASLREFGIGAKRKGGVSFFESREIKALVNLMGIFVNPKDMMAFMQIFEYARGIGAATSKEIYDALISLGHGDLLKGLLHPDKDVKVFAPKTKNYQLGLFDEIDNIDSSSRFDSLGFKDDFLNHPALKYQKLSEESAILLYEIYNLFKKLLSLKTSNAIIKECINSKVFALITSSIATKKATMKNGKVDEELKKDFIIKIYQKCEILIDMSKKYRDIYSFYNFLTLGSGELSEGEGVNLLSIHASKGLEFGLVFIVDLAQKRFPNYKLMSMGGSLEEERRLFYVAVTRAKNELILSYAKYDKIRKISYEPSEFLIEAGMVK is encoded by the coding sequence ATGCCACTAACAAAACTTAATCAAGAACAATACAAAGCAGCAACTGCAGCTGCTGGTAATAACTTAATTATAGCAAGTGCAGGAACAGGTAAAACATCAACAATTGTTGCAAGGATAGCTCATCTTTTAAATTTAGGAGTAAATCCTAGCAAAATTTTGCTTTTAACCTTTACAAACAAAGCTTCAAGCGAGATGATAGAAAGACTGCAAAAGCATTTTAGTACTACTATCACCTCAAAAATTACAGCAGGAACTTTTCACTCAGTTTCATATAAGCTTTTAAGAGAGCTTAATAAAAATATTGTATTAAAACAGCCAAGTGAGTTAAAAGTGCTTTTAAAGTCACTAGTTGAAAGGCGTAAATTTCACCATATAAGCGATGTTAAGCCATATGGTGGAGCTTATTTGTATGATGTGTATTCGTTATTTCAAAATAAATCAGTTGATGGAAATTTTAATAACTGGTTTTGTCAAAACTACGATGAACAAAGCGTATATGTAGAAATTTACGAAGATATTTTACAAGAATTTGAAGATGAAAAAGATAAATTTGGATATGTTGATTTTAATGATTTACTTATAAAAATGAAAAAAGAGTTGAAAAAAGGTGCTCCAATTTACTTTGATGAAATTTTAGTAGATGAGTATCAAGATACAAACTCACTTCAAGGTAGCTTAATAGATGCTTTTAACACAAAAAGCCTTTTTTGTGTTGGAGATTTTGACCAAAGTATTTACGCCTTTAATGGTGCAAATATAGAGATAATAGGTAGCTTTAAAGACAGATACAAAGATGCAAATATTTATGCTCTAAACATAAACTACCGCTCAACTAAGTCCATTTTAGCTCTTGCAAATAAAGTGATTCAAAATAACCCAAGACTATATGATAAACAGCTAATTGTAGGCAGGGATGAAAAACCAAAACCACCAAAATTATTGGTTTTTGAAGAGCTTTTTGCCCAATACGCAAATATCGCAAAGATAATTAAAGAAAGCAAATACAACCACGAAGATATAGCTATAATTTTTAGAAATAACTCAAGTGCAGATGGTCTAGAAGCAAGCCTTAGAGAGTTTGGAATAGGCGCAAAAAGAAAGGGTGGGGTTAGCTTTTTTGAAAGTAGGGAGATAAAGGCTTTAGTAAATTTAATGGGGATATTTGTAAATCCAAAAGATATGATGGCTTTTATGCAAATTTTTGAGTATGCAAGAGGCATTGGAGCTGCAACATCTAAAGAAATTTATGATGCTTTAATATCTCTTGGACATGGAGATCTTTTAAAAGGACTACTTCATCCAGATAAAGATGTTAAAGTCTTTGCACCAAAAACAAAAAATTACCAACTAGGTCTTTTTGATGAGATTGATAATATAGATAGCTCTTCAAGATTTGATAGTCTTGGTTTTAAAGATGATTTTTTAAATCATCCTGCTTTAAAGTATCAAAAACTAAGCGAAGAGAGTGCTATTTTACTTTATGAAATTTACAATCTTTTCAAAAAGCTTTTAAGTTTAAAAACATCAAATGCAATTATAAAAGAGTGCATTAACTCAAAAGTTTTTGCACTCATAACTAGCTCGATAGCCACCAAAAAAGCAACTATGAAAAATGGAAAAGTTGATGAGGAACTTAAAAAAGATTTTATCATTAAAATCTATCAAAAATGTGAAATTTTGATAGATATGTCTAAAAAATATAGAGATATTTACAGCTTTTATAACTTTTTAACTTTGGGAAGCGGTGAGTTAAGCGAAGGGGAAGGTGTAAATTTGCTTAGCATTCATGCGAGTAAGGGGCTGGAGTTTGGACTTGTTTTTATAGTTGATTTAGCACAAAAGAGATTTCCAAACTACAAACTTATGAGTATGGGCGGAAGCTTAGAAGAAGAGCGAAGGCTTTTTTATGTAGCAGTAACTAGGGCTAAAAATGAGCTTATTTTAAGCTATGCAAAGTATGATAAAATTCGTAAAATTTCATATGAACCAAGTGAGTTTTTAATAGAAGCTGGAATGGTAAAGTAA
- a CDS encoding WG repeat-containing protein — protein MIFNKFKLFLKKYGYIILIIILISTFVIYWYGGKYSRNYVYTLNKECESLNLESCFKIDDIDYYIIANYDKTPFINANDVIINAQKKLVSNYKKTCDDNNRFNCFKLALSYEYGKIVEQSYDNAKSYYKKACDLGEQNGCNYLSYLKNGLARAKLNGKWGFIDETGNFAIESKFDGVGKFSKNGLARAKLNGKYGFIDRNGKFVIEPKFNKAWEFSRYEFTLVEFNGKYGFIYRNGKFVIEPKFDYAFEFSKNGLARAKLNGKYGFIDRNGKFVIEPKFDWVEDFYKNGLAGAKINGKWGFIDETGRFVIEPKFDDAESFNENGLARAKLNEKWGFIDETGKFVIEPNFDIIENFSENGLAIAGFSTGDFVKYSWAIYPKYKYGFINTKGGFIIEPKFDDIWSFSKNGLAIASLNGKWGFIDKSGKFVIEPNFDDIWSFSKNGLAIASLNGKWGFIDKSGKFVIEPKFDDIWSFSKNGLTPAKINGKWGFIDETGKFVIEPKFDLVDNFTKMIKSDDLQE, from the coding sequence TTGATTTTTAATAAATTTAAATTATTTCTTAAAAAATACGGATACATTATATTAATTATAATTTTAATATCTACATTTGTTATTTATTGGTATGGTGGGAAATATAGCAGAAACTATGTTTATACTTTAAACAAAGAGTGCGAGAGTTTAAATTTAGAAAGTTGTTTTAAGATAGATGATATAGACTACTATATCATAGCCAACTATGATAAAACTCCTTTTATAAATGCAAATGATGTGATAATAAACGCACAAAAAAAGCTAGTAAGCAATTACAAAAAAACTTGTGATGACAACAATAGATTTAACTGCTTTAAATTAGCTCTTTCTTATGAGTATGGAAAAATCGTAGAACAAAGTTATGATAATGCAAAGAGTTATTACAAAAAAGCTTGTGATTTAGGAGAACAAAATGGTTGTAATTATCTTTCATATTTAAAAAATGGACTTGCTAGAGCTAAATTAAATGGAAAATGGGGATTTATAGATGAAACTGGTAATTTTGCAATAGAGTCAAAATTTGATGGTGTTGGAAAATTTAGTAAAAATGGACTTGCTAGAGCTAAATTAAATGGAAAATACGGTTTTATAGATAGAAATGGTAAATTTGTAATTGAGCCAAAATTTAATAAGGCTTGGGAATTCTCTAGATATGAATTTACTTTAGTTGAATTTAACGGAAAATACGGTTTTATATATAGAAATGGTAAATTTGTAATAGAGCCAAAATTTGATTATGCTTTTGAATTTAGCAAAAATGGACTTGCTAGAGCTAAATTAAATGGAAAATACGGTTTTATAGATAGAAATGGTAAATTTGTAATTGAGCCAAAATTTGATTGGGTTGAAGATTTTTATAAAAATGGACTTGCTGGAGCTAAAATAAATGGAAAATGGGGATTTATAGATGAAACTGGTAGGTTTGTAATAGAGCCAAAATTTGATGATGCAGAAAGTTTTAACGAAAATGGACTTGCTAGAGCTAAATTGAATGAAAAATGGGGATTTATAGATGAAACTGGTAAGTTTGTAATAGAACCAAATTTTGATATCATTGAAAATTTTAGTGAAAATGGACTTGCAATAGCTGGATTTAGTACAGGGGATTTTGTAAAATATAGTTGGGCTATATATCCAAAATATAAATATGGTTTTATAAATACAAAAGGAGGTTTTATTATAGAGCCAAAATTTGATGATATTTGGAGTTTTAGTAAAAATGGACTTGCAATAGCTAGTTTAAATGGAAAATGGGGATTTATAGATAAGAGTGGTAAATTTGTAATAGAGCCAAATTTTGATGATATTTGGAGTTTTAGTAAAAATGGACTTGCAATAGCTAGTTTAAATGGAAAATGGGGATTTATAGATAAGAGTGGTAAGTTTGTAATAGAGCCAAAATTTGATGATATTTGGAGTTTTAGCAAAAATGGACTTACGCCAGCTAAAATAAATGGAAAATGGGGATTTATAGATGAAACTGGTAAATTTGTAATAGAGCCAAAATTTGATTTGGTTGATAATTTTACTAAGATGATTAAAAGTGATGATTTGCAAGAGTAG
- a CDS encoding transporter substrate-binding domain-containing protein: MKKNFVAIILALFSISCYANTIEQIISQNEIRIGVRNNYPPFSKFDGHEFTGFEVEFAKEIAKKIAPNAKITLVGLNAKDRIPFLNENKIDMAVAQFSVSPDREKYVDFTMPYFALYKALVTEKSRNIKAISQLTGGKILAIKGTGSRKYIEKNFNGSIVDCENLLDCFEKLKNNEADGYFHSIFALASIPIIDNKYEISVKNAGQTSFVSVGVDKGNESLKAAINRAILELSKEGFFKTAYDQTLGVYYKGTLDKKLFLLDDIYNFFSDN; this comes from the coding sequence ATGAAAAAGAACTTTGTCGCTATAATTTTAGCTTTATTTAGTATTTCATGCTATGCAAATACAATAGAACAGATAATTTCTCAAAACGAAATTAGAATTGGAGTAAGAAACAACTACCCTCCATTTAGTAAATTTGATGGACATGAATTTACAGGTTTTGAAGTTGAATTTGCAAAAGAGATAGCAAAAAAAATCGCTCCAAATGCAAAAATTACCTTAGTTGGATTAAACGCAAAAGATAGAATTCCATTTTTAAATGAAAATAAAATTGATATGGCAGTTGCACAATTTTCCGTAAGTCCAGATAGAGAGAAATATGTTGATTTTACAATGCCATATTTTGCTCTTTATAAAGCACTTGTTACTGAAAAAAGTAGAAATATTAAGGCAATATCTCAATTAACAGGTGGGAAAATTTTAGCAATTAAAGGCACAGGCTCTAGAAAATATATAGAAAAAAATTTCAATGGTAGTATAGTGGATTGTGAAAATTTACTAGATTGCTTTGAAAAATTAAAAAACAATGAAGCTGATGGATATTTTCATAGTATTTTTGCATTAGCTAGTATACCTATAATAGACAATAAATATGAGATTTCTGTTAAAAATGCAGGACAAACTAGCTTTGTTAGTGTAGGTGTAGACAAAGGTAATGAAAGTCTTAAAGCAGCTATTAACAGAGCGATACTTGAGCTTAGCAAAGAAGGGTTTTTTAAAACAGCTTATGACCAAACTCTTGGAGTATATTATAAAGGAACTTTAGATAAAAAACTATTTTTATTAGACGACATCTATAACTTTTTTTCTGATAATTAG